A single window of Methylocella tundrae DNA harbors:
- a CDS encoding Maf family protein, with the protein MSALWRGPAPLLLASRSAARRTLLTATGIPFESCDASIDERAVEAPLRQAGAGGATIALHLARKKALSAGARARGQMVIGADQTLSCEGRLFTKPQDRAAASVQLEALAGKTHELHSAICVVMEDRILFEAVPVARLTMRPLSPAFIAAYLDEARDAVLGSVGAYQLEGLGVHLFERIEGDHFVILGLPLLPLLDFLRAEGSLQA; encoded by the coding sequence ATGAGTGCGCTATGGCGCGGCCCTGCGCCGCTTCTCCTTGCCTCCAGAAGCGCGGCGCGGCGGACGTTGTTGACGGCGACCGGAATTCCGTTCGAGAGCTGCGACGCTTCGATCGATGAGCGCGCCGTCGAGGCGCCGTTGCGCCAGGCGGGCGCCGGCGGCGCCACGATTGCGCTTCATCTTGCACGGAAAAAAGCTCTGTCAGCCGGCGCGCGTGCGCGGGGCCAGATGGTGATCGGCGCGGATCAGACGCTTTCTTGCGAAGGGCGCCTTTTCACCAAGCCGCAAGACCGCGCCGCCGCCAGCGTTCAGCTCGAGGCGCTCGCGGGAAAAACGCATGAGCTTCATTCGGCGATTTGCGTGGTCATGGAAGACAGGATCCTGTTTGAGGCGGTCCCCGTGGCAAGGCTCACGATGCGGCCGCTTTCGCCCGCCTTCATCGCGGCCTATCTCGATGAGGCGCGAGACGCCGTGCTCGGCAGCGTCGGCGCCTATCAGCTGGAAGGCCTGGGGGTTCATCTCTTCGAGAGGATCGAGGGGGATCATTTCGTCATTCTGGGGCTTCCGCTTCTGCCTCTTCTCGATTTTCTGCGCGCGGAGGGCAGCCTTCAGGCATGA
- the coaE gene encoding dephospho-CoA kinase (Dephospho-CoA kinase (CoaE) performs the final step in coenzyme A biosynthesis.) translates to MFVLGLTGSIGMGKTTTAAIFRKEGIPVHDSDAAVHRLYEGKAAPIIERAFPGVTRDGVVDRALLGARVRDDPAAMARLEQLIHPLVREDRAAFVREAARAGERLIVLDVPLLFETGADREVDATVVVSAPEAVQKQRVCQRPGMTAEWLAVIMSKQMPDAEKRRRAQFVIDTSKGTAAAENQVRGILRALGAAAGADRS, encoded by the coding sequence ATGTTTGTTCTCGGCCTGACCGGCTCGATCGGCATGGGAAAGACGACGACCGCGGCGATCTTTCGTAAGGAGGGAATCCCGGTCCATGATTCGGACGCCGCGGTGCACCGGCTCTATGAAGGAAAGGCCGCGCCGATCATTGAGCGCGCTTTTCCGGGCGTGACGCGCGACGGCGTCGTCGACCGGGCCCTGCTCGGCGCGCGCGTGCGGGATGATCCCGCGGCGATGGCGCGGCTGGAACAGCTCATTCACCCTCTCGTGCGCGAAGACCGCGCCGCTTTCGTGCGCGAGGCTGCGCGCGCCGGGGAAAGGCTCATCGTGCTCGACGTGCCTTTGCTGTTCGAGACCGGGGCCGACAGGGAGGTCGACGCGACCGTCGTCGTTTCGGCGCCGGAAGCTGTGCAAAAGCAGCGTGTCTGCCAGCGCCCGGGCATGACGGCCGAATGGCTTGCCGTCATAATGTCGAAACAGATGCCGGACGCCGAAAAACGGCGCCGGGCGCAATTCGTCATCGACACGTCGAAAGGCACGGCGGCAGCCGAAAATCAGGTGCGCGGCATCCTTCGCGCGCTTGGCGCGGCCGCCGGCGCGGACCGCTCTTGA
- a CDS encoding primosomal protein N' yields MSSGDNPAKAHGLVADVLMPVALDIAYSYAVPPGLALAPGVFVEAPLGPRLAVGVVWEVRPGPGSPGNLKSIRSRLDIPPLNESLRQLIDWVARWSMSPRGMVLRMAVRAPFHAAPEPVRVGVRLAGPTPRRMTPAREKVLAVAEGRGVFIKSALAKAAGCSASVIDGLIDEGVLETLTLPPEPVAPRSDPHFAAPSLSPDQSEAALQLESSVRSGSFSVTLLEGVTGSGKTEVYFEAIAAALDMDRQILVLMPEIALTTQFIDRFQARFGARPAEWHSGVSAARRARIWSAVAAGEAQIVIGARSALFLPFNALGLIIVDEEHDSAYKQEDGVIYHARDMAVVRGRIEGAAVILASATPSIESRVNAGQGRYQHVKLNGRFEGRAMPVIEAVDMRLKAPARGKWISPRLAAALSETLLWREQSLLFLNRRGYAPLTLCRSCGHRFQCPNCTTWLVEHRFRKALACHHCGHIERRPDLCPNCEAADSLMACGPGIERLAEEVGELLPDARVMVLSSDLPGGAERLRQEFEAVAAGECDIIIGTQMVAKGHNFPLLSLVGVIDADIGLTSGDPRAAERTFQLLQQVTGRAGRFETAGRALVQSFQPEHPVMRAILSGDSERFYAEETEQRRRAGLPPFGRLAALIISGDGSASTENFARAIARTAFELPLSPTWTLAPAGGLPGENEISLLGPAEAPIAVIRGRHRFRLLVRAPRSADLQGFLRALLAAGPKERGGIRVTIDIDPQSFL; encoded by the coding sequence ATGAGCAGCGGCGACAACCCGGCAAAGGCGCATGGACTCGTCGCCGATGTGCTGATGCCCGTCGCGCTCGATATTGCCTATTCCTATGCCGTCCCGCCTGGCCTCGCGCTGGCGCCGGGGGTCTTTGTCGAGGCGCCGCTTGGCCCACGCCTGGCGGTCGGCGTCGTGTGGGAGGTGCGGCCGGGTCCGGGCTCACCCGGCAATCTTAAAAGCATCAGATCACGGCTCGACATTCCACCGTTGAATGAATCATTGCGCCAGCTTATCGATTGGGTGGCGCGCTGGAGCATGAGTCCGCGAGGCATGGTATTGCGCATGGCCGTACGGGCGCCATTCCATGCGGCGCCCGAGCCGGTGAGGGTAGGGGTGCGGCTGGCGGGTCCGACGCCCCGCCGCATGACGCCTGCGCGCGAAAAGGTTCTTGCCGTGGCTGAGGGCAGGGGCGTTTTCATCAAATCCGCGCTCGCAAAGGCGGCCGGCTGTTCCGCTTCCGTCATTGACGGGCTCATTGACGAAGGCGTGCTTGAGACGCTGACGCTCCCGCCCGAGCCTGTCGCGCCGCGGAGCGATCCCCATTTCGCCGCGCCCAGTCTCTCGCCGGATCAATCGGAGGCTGCGCTTCAGCTTGAAAGCAGCGTGCGGAGCGGCTCGTTTTCAGTCACTCTGCTCGAAGGCGTCACCGGTTCCGGCAAGACCGAGGTCTATTTCGAGGCGATCGCCGCCGCCCTGGACATGGATCGCCAAATCCTCGTTCTGATGCCGGAAATCGCGCTGACGACGCAATTCATCGATCGCTTTCAGGCGCGATTCGGAGCGCGGCCGGCGGAATGGCATTCAGGCGTCAGCGCTGCAAGGCGCGCGCGCATCTGGTCCGCTGTCGCGGCGGGTGAGGCGCAAATCGTCATCGGAGCGAGATCCGCGTTGTTCCTGCCTTTCAACGCGCTTGGCCTCATTATCGTCGATGAAGAGCATGACAGCGCCTACAAGCAAGAGGATGGCGTCATTTATCACGCGCGCGACATGGCGGTGGTGCGCGGGCGAATCGAGGGGGCGGCGGTTATTCTGGCCTCGGCGACGCCGTCGATCGAATCGCGCGTCAACGCCGGGCAGGGGCGCTATCAGCACGTTAAATTGAACGGTCGTTTCGAAGGCCGCGCCATGCCGGTCATCGAGGCCGTCGATATGCGCCTCAAGGCCCCCGCGCGGGGCAAATGGATTTCGCCCCGTCTCGCCGCCGCCCTGTCTGAAACTCTGCTGTGGCGCGAGCAGTCGCTTTTATTCCTGAACCGGCGCGGCTATGCGCCCTTAACGCTCTGCCGCAGCTGTGGACACAGATTCCAGTGCCCAAATTGCACCACCTGGCTGGTCGAACATCGTTTTCGAAAAGCGCTGGCCTGCCACCATTGCGGCCACATCGAGCGCAGGCCGGACCTTTGCCCGAATTGCGAGGCCGCCGATTCACTCATGGCCTGCGGCCCAGGCATCGAGAGGCTGGCTGAAGAAGTCGGCGAGCTTCTGCCCGACGCCCGCGTCATGGTTTTGTCCTCCGATCTTCCAGGAGGCGCGGAGCGGCTGCGGCAGGAGTTCGAAGCCGTCGCGGCCGGGGAATGCGACATCATCATCGGCACGCAAATGGTGGCGAAGGGGCATAATTTCCCCTTGCTGTCGCTCGTCGGCGTGATCGACGCCGATATTGGCCTGACTTCGGGCGATCCGCGCGCAGCGGAGAGGACATTTCAGCTGTTGCAGCAAGTGACGGGCCGCGCCGGCCGCTTCGAGACGGCCGGCAGAGCTCTCGTGCAGAGTTTTCAGCCGGAGCATCCCGTCATGCGCGCGATCCTCTCCGGCGATAGCGAGCGATTCTATGCCGAGGAGACGGAACAGCGCCGCCGCGCCGGCCTGCCACCATTCGGGCGTCTCGCTGCTTTGATCATCTCGGGCGATGGCAGCGCATCGACCGAGAATTTCGCCCGGGCAATCGCGCGCACCGCATTCGAACTGCCGCTCTCGCCGACATGGACCCTTGCGCCCGCGGGTGGGCTGCCGGGCGAGAACGAGATTTCGCTGCTCGGTCCGGCGGAAGCGCCGATCGCGGTTATTCGCGGAAGGCATAGATTCCGGCTTCTCGTTCGCGCGCCGCGGTCAGCCGATTTGCAGGGCTTTTTGCGCGCCCTGCTGGCCGCGGGACCAAAGGAGCGGGGCGGCATACGGGTGACGATCGACATCGATCCGCAGAGCTTTTTGTGA
- the hemE gene encoding uroporphyrinogen decarboxylase, which produces MTASSSTKPFLRVLNGEVLNPPPVWLMRQAGRYLPEYREIRSKVPSFLEFCYSPKIAAEATLQPIRRFGFDAAILFSDILVIPDALGQKVSFETNEGPRLDPIVTGEDLGRLNAEIDQKRLEPVFETIQRIKAALPPETALIGFCGAPWTVASYMIAGRGTPDQAPARLFAYRDPDLFQRLIDRLVDASTDYLSRQIEAGVEAVQIFDSWAGVLPAGEYERWCLAPIKAISAQVKSRHSHAKIIGFPRGIGPRLKTFAAQAGVDALGLDTAVDPFWAARSIDKTAVLQGNLDPLALIAGGAALETSVKRILAAFKGRPHIFNLGHGILPQTPVEHVAALMDLVRRGASS; this is translated from the coding sequence TTGACAGCTTCGTCCTCTACAAAGCCTTTTCTTCGCGTTCTGAATGGCGAAGTCCTCAATCCGCCGCCCGTCTGGCTGATGCGTCAGGCTGGGCGCTATCTGCCTGAGTATCGCGAAATCCGCTCGAAGGTTCCGAGCTTCCTCGAATTCTGCTATTCCCCGAAGATCGCCGCGGAAGCGACCTTGCAGCCGATTCGCCGCTTTGGCTTCGACGCCGCCATCCTGTTCAGTGATATCCTCGTCATCCCTGACGCCCTTGGCCAGAAGGTGAGTTTTGAAACCAATGAAGGGCCAAGACTCGATCCGATCGTGACAGGTGAAGATCTCGGCAGGCTGAACGCGGAAATCGATCAAAAACGACTTGAACCGGTTTTTGAGACCATTCAGCGGATCAAGGCGGCTTTGCCTCCTGAGACCGCGCTGATCGGCTTTTGCGGCGCGCCCTGGACCGTTGCGAGCTATATGATCGCCGGGCGCGGCACGCCGGATCAGGCGCCCGCGCGGCTTTTCGCCTACCGCGATCCCGACCTGTTTCAACGCCTGATCGACCGGCTCGTTGACGCCTCGACCGATTATCTCTCGCGCCAGATCGAGGCCGGCGTCGAAGCCGTGCAGATTTTCGATAGCTGGGCCGGCGTCCTTCCCGCGGGCGAATATGAGCGCTGGTGTCTTGCCCCGATCAAGGCGATCTCGGCCCAGGTCAAAAGCCGCCACAGCCATGCAAAAATCATAGGTTTTCCGAGGGGAATAGGCCCGCGCCTCAAAACCTTCGCGGCGCAGGCCGGCGTTGACGCCTTGGGCCTTGACACGGCGGTCGATCCCTTCTGGGCCGCCCGCAGCATCGATAAGACTGCGGTTTTGCAAGGCAATCTCGATCCGCTGGCGCTTATCGCCGGCGGCGCCGCGTTAGAGACGAGCGTCAAGCGCATTCTCGCCGCCTTCAAGGGGCGGCCGCATATTTTCAATCTCGGACATGGCATTTTGCCGCAAACGCCGGTGGAGCATGTCGCCGCGCTGATGGACCTCGTGCGGCGCGGAGCCTCGTCATGA
- the hemJ gene encoding protoporphyrinogen oxidase HemJ: MTAYLWIKAAHILAVISWMAGMLYLPRLFVYHAGAAQGSEMAMTFEIMERRLMRFIMLPAMIVTWITGLTLAVEGGFFQAGWLHGKLALVILMSALHGYFSVVRKKFVAGTNERKARYFRVMNEVPTLLLIGIVILVVLKPV; the protein is encoded by the coding sequence ATGACAGCCTATCTCTGGATCAAAGCCGCGCACATTCTCGCGGTGATCTCGTGGATGGCGGGGATGCTCTATCTGCCGCGGCTTTTCGTCTATCATGCCGGCGCCGCGCAAGGCTCTGAAATGGCAATGACTTTTGAAATCATGGAGCGCCGGCTCATGCGCTTCATCATGCTGCCCGCGATGATCGTGACCTGGATCACGGGCCTGACGCTTGCCGTTGAGGGTGGTTTCTTTCAAGCTGGATGGTTGCATGGAAAGCTGGCGCTGGTTATTCTGATGAGCGCCCTGCATGGATATTTTAGCGTCGTGCGGAAAAAATTCGTCGCCGGAACAAATGAACGAAAGGCTCGTTATTTTCGTGTGATGAACGAGGTTCCGACGCTCCTTCTGATAGGCATCGTGATACTGGTCGTTCTCAAGCCCGTTTGA
- the dnaQ gene encoding DNA polymerase III subunit epsilon, protein MREIVLDTETTGLDPAQGHRVVEIGGIELLNAIPTGQIFHVYIHPERDMPDEAFRVHGISLEFLSGKPLFAEISAAFLDFVGDAKIVAHNAEFDMRFLNAELARLDVAPIGSERVIDTLAIARRKFPGASNSLDALCARFGVDASRRTRHGALLDAEILAEVYAELCGGRQTALVFSAGLRASEDSGFVLLTQRPEPLAPRLTPGELSAHQAFVDGLGAKALWLAYAPPPAAAAE, encoded by the coding sequence GTGCGAGAGATTGTTCTTGACACAGAGACGACCGGTCTTGATCCGGCGCAGGGACATCGCGTCGTTGAGATTGGCGGCATCGAGCTTCTGAACGCCATCCCAACGGGCCAGATTTTCCACGTCTATATCCATCCCGAACGCGACATGCCGGATGAAGCCTTCCGCGTGCACGGGATTTCGCTGGAATTTTTGAGCGGAAAGCCTCTTTTTGCCGAAATAAGCGCCGCTTTCCTGGATTTCGTTGGCGACGCCAAGATCGTCGCCCACAACGCCGAATTCGACATGCGCTTCCTCAACGCCGAGCTGGCGCGGCTCGACGTCGCGCCCATCGGCTCGGAGCGCGTCATCGATACTCTGGCTATCGCCCGGCGTAAATTTCCAGGCGCCTCGAACAGCCTCGACGCCCTCTGCGCGCGTTTTGGCGTTGACGCCTCGCGGCGCACCAGGCACGGCGCTTTGCTTGACGCCGAGATTCTGGCCGAAGTCTATGCCGAACTTTGCGGCGGGCGGCAGACGGCGCTGGTTTTCAGCGCGGGGCTGAGGGCGTCGGAGGACTCCGGCTTCGTCCTGCTGACGCAGCGGCCCGAACCTCTGGCGCCGAGGCTGACGCCCGGCGAACTCAGCGCGCATCAGGCTTTCGTCGACGGCCTTGGCGCAAAGGCGCTGTGGCTGGCTTACGCCCCGCCGCCGGCTGCGGCGGCGGAGTGA
- a CDS encoding shikimate dehydrogenase, translated as MSIDLKPKAFVVGWPIAHSRSPIIHGFWLKQFGIQGSYEAIAVAPPDFSDFMRDLPVNGFVGGNVTLPHKQKAFERVDRATATAAKLEAVNTLWLQDGALYGDNTDVEGFLAALDQDAPGWDAASGDAVVLGAGGAARAVVYGLLRRSRRVILANRTRERAEALATHFSAGVEVVDWARLPSSLEGAGLLVNTTSLGMKGQPPLEIELGGLPGDAVVNDIVYFPLETALIRRAQARGLRTVSGIGMLLHQAAPGFERWFGTRPGVTADLRRLVEADVLKSI; from the coding sequence ATGAGCATTGACCTTAAACCAAAAGCTTTTGTCGTCGGCTGGCCGATCGCGCATTCACGTTCGCCGATCATCCACGGGTTCTGGCTGAAACAGTTCGGGATTCAAGGGAGCTATGAGGCGATCGCGGTGGCGCCGCCGGATTTTTCGGATTTCATGCGCGACCTTCCGGTCAATGGCTTCGTCGGCGGAAACGTGACCTTGCCGCATAAGCAGAAAGCCTTTGAGCGCGTCGATCGCGCGACCGCGACCGCGGCAAAGCTCGAGGCGGTCAATACGCTTTGGCTGCAGGACGGCGCGCTCTATGGCGATAATACCGACGTCGAAGGTTTTCTGGCGGCCTTGGATCAGGACGCGCCCGGCTGGGATGCGGCCAGCGGCGATGCGGTCGTTCTCGGCGCCGGGGGCGCTGCCCGGGCGGTCGTCTATGGTCTTCTGCGGCGCTCCAGGAGGGTTATCCTCGCCAATCGGACAAGGGAGCGGGCGGAAGCTCTTGCGACGCATTTTTCCGCCGGCGTCGAGGTGGTCGACTGGGCGAGACTTCCTTCATCGCTCGAAGGCGCCGGGCTGCTCGTCAACACCACCTCGCTTGGCATGAAAGGGCAGCCGCCCCTCGAGATCGAGCTTGGTGGCCTGCCGGGCGACGCGGTCGTTAACGATATTGTCTATTTCCCGCTGGAGACCGCCCTCATTCGCCGGGCGCAAGCTAGGGGGCTGCGCACGGTCTCTGGAATTGGCATGCTTTTGCACCAGGCCGCGCCCGGCTTTGAGCGATGGTTCGGGACGAGGCCCGGCGTCACGGCGGACTTGCGGCGTCTCGTCGAGGCCGATGTGTTGAAGAGCATCTGA
- a CDS encoding pyruvate, water dikinase regulatory protein, whose translation MARHHFNLHLVSDATGETLIAASRAVSAQYQGICSLEHVYPMVRSVAQLDKAIAEIEAAPGMVLFTLVDPQHAQRLTEACARIGAPCLSVLAPIMTLFESYIGPAVKPRPGAQHMLNADYFRRIDALNFTMMHDDGQQSESYEAADVVLMGVSRTSKTPTSIYLANRGVKTANLPFVPNTPLPKSIEKLRNPLVVGLLASPERIVQIRANRLLSLHADPESPYVDRRLVAEEVAQSRKLFEEHGWPTIDVTRRSIEETAAAIIDLHKLHKLKFISAA comes from the coding sequence ATGGCGCGGCACCATTTCAACCTGCATCTCGTCTCCGACGCGACCGGCGAGACTCTCATCGCGGCGAGCCGGGCCGTCTCGGCGCAATATCAGGGCATATGTTCGCTTGAACACGTCTATCCGATGGTGCGCAGCGTGGCGCAGCTCGACAAGGCGATCGCCGAGATCGAGGCGGCGCCCGGCATGGTCCTGTTCACGCTCGTTGATCCGCAGCACGCCCAGCGTCTCACCGAGGCTTGCGCGCGGATCGGGGCGCCCTGTCTTTCCGTGCTGGCGCCGATCATGACCCTCTTTGAGTCCTATATCGGGCCGGCGGTGAAGCCGCGCCCCGGCGCGCAGCACATGCTGAACGCGGATTATTTCCGGCGTATCGACGCCCTCAACTTCACCATGATGCATGACGATGGTCAGCAGTCCGAAAGTTATGAGGCCGCGGATGTGGTGCTGATGGGAGTCAGCCGTACGTCGAAGACGCCGACGAGCATTTATCTCGCCAATCGCGGCGTCAAAACCGCCAATTTGCCCTTCGTGCCGAATACGCCGTTGCCGAAGTCAATCGAAAAGCTTCGCAATCCGCTCGTTGTCGGGCTTTTGGCTTCGCCCGAGCGAATCGTCCAGATCAGGGCCAATCGGCTTTTGTCTCTCCACGCCGATCCCGAATCGCCCTATGTCGACCGCCGTCTCGTCGCCGAGGAGGTTGCGCAGTCCCGCAAGCTTTTCGAGGAACATGGCTGGCCGACGATCGACGTCACGCGGCGCTCGATCGAGGAGACCGCCGCGGCGATTATCGATCTGCACAAGCTGCACAAGCTGAAATTCATTTCCGCCGCATGA
- the rho gene encoding transcription termination factor Rho yields the protein MREIKLQDLKLKSPTELLGFAEEHEVENASIMRKQELMFAILKQLASRDIEIIGEGVIEVLQDGFGFLRSPDANYLAGPDDIYVSPSQIRRFGLRTGDTVEGLIRSPKEGERYFALLKVNTINFEDPEKIRHKVHFDNLTPLYPDERLKLEVDDPTKKDLSSRVIDIVAPIGKGQRALIVAPPRTGKTVLLQNIAQSVTANHPECYLIVLLIDERPEEVTDMQRSVHGEVVSSTFDEPAVRHVQVAEMVIEKAKRLVEHGRDVVILLDSITRLGRAYNTVVPSSGKVLTGGVDANALQRPKRFFGAARNIEEGGSLTIIATALIDTGSRMDEVIFEEFKGTGNSEIILDRKVADKRTFPAIDITRSGTRKEELLVPPDILKKMYVLRRILNPMGTIDGIEFLLGKLRETPKGNAMFFEAMNT from the coding sequence ATGCGGGAAATAAAGCTGCAAGACTTGAAGCTCAAGTCGCCCACCGAGTTGCTTGGTTTCGCCGAAGAACACGAAGTCGAAAACGCTTCGATCATGCGCAAACAAGAATTGATGTTTGCGATTTTGAAACAATTGGCCAGCCGCGACATCGAGATCATCGGCGAAGGCGTGATCGAGGTGCTGCAGGATGGTTTCGGGTTCCTGCGCTCGCCGGACGCGAATTATCTCGCCGGACCGGACGATATTTACGTGTCGCCGTCGCAGATTCGCCGCTTTGGCCTGCGCACCGGCGATACGGTCGAAGGGCTGATTCGCAGCCCGAAAGAGGGCGAGCGTTATTTCGCGCTGCTCAAAGTCAATACGATCAACTTTGAAGATCCCGAGAAAATCCGGCATAAGGTGCATTTCGACAATCTGACGCCGCTGTATCCGGACGAGCGTCTGAAGCTCGAGGTCGACGATCCAACCAAAAAGGATCTGTCCTCGCGCGTCATCGACATTGTCGCGCCGATCGGCAAGGGCCAGCGCGCGCTCATCGTGGCCCCGCCGCGCACCGGCAAGACCGTGCTCCTGCAGAATATCGCGCAATCGGTCACGGCCAATCACCCGGAATGCTATCTGATCGTTCTTCTGATCGACGAGCGTCCCGAAGAAGTCACCGACATGCAGCGCTCAGTGCATGGCGAGGTCGTTTCCTCGACTTTTGACGAGCCGGCGGTGCGTCACGTTCAGGTCGCGGAAATGGTCATCGAAAAGGCCAAGCGCCTCGTCGAACATGGCCGCGACGTGGTCATCCTGCTCGATTCCATCACGCGGCTCGGCCGCGCCTATAACACCGTGGTGCCGTCTTCCGGCAAGGTGCTGACCGGCGGCGTCGACGCCAACGCCCTGCAGCGGCCGAAGCGCTTCTTCGGCGCCGCGCGCAATATCGAGGAAGGCGGCTCGCTCACCATCATCGCGACGGCTTTGATCGATACGGGCTCGCGCATGGACGAGGTGATTTTCGAGGAATTCAAAGGCACCGGCAATTCGGAAATCATTCTCGACCGCAAGGTCGCGGACAAGCGCACCTTCCCGGCGATCGACATCACCCGTTCCGGCACCCGCAAGGAGGAATTACTGGTTCCGCCCGACATTTTGAAGAAAATGTATGTGCTGCGCCGTATTCTCAATCCGATGGGGACGATCGACGGGATCGAATTCCTGCTCGGCAAATTGCGCGAGACGCCGAAAGGCAACGCCATGTTCTTCGAGGCGATGAACACCTGA
- a CDS encoding TerC family protein: protein MNDLLALAVEPSTWLALATLIAMEIVLGIDNLVFIAIVSSKLPEHQRSKARRIGIGLSLILRVALLFTISSIIKLTTPIFFVLEQGFSWRDLIMMGGGLFLVWKATNEIHHAVDPFEQTDGKEKRPARFLTAIGQILALDLIFSIDSIVTAVGMTEHLPIMIVSVLAAVLAMLIAADPLANFIHRNPTIVMLALGFLLLIGATLIAEGLGFHFPKGYIYTAMAFSGLVEGLNIMARKRMAQK from the coding sequence ATGAATGATCTTCTGGCGCTGGCCGTTGAACCCTCAACATGGCTGGCGCTCGCCACGCTGATCGCCATGGAAATCGTCCTTGGGATCGACAATCTCGTTTTCATCGCCATCGTCTCATCCAAGCTGCCCGAGCATCAGCGCTCAAAGGCGCGCCGCATAGGCATCGGCCTTTCCCTGATCCTGCGCGTCGCGCTTTTGTTCACGATCAGTTCAATCATCAAGCTGACGACGCCGATTTTCTTTGTTTTGGAGCAGGGATTTTCGTGGCGCGACCTGATCATGATGGGGGGCGGCCTGTTCCTCGTCTGGAAAGCGACCAATGAAATCCACCACGCCGTCGATCCTTTCGAGCAGACGGACGGCAAGGAAAAGCGTCCGGCGAGATTCCTCACTGCGATCGGCCAGATTCTGGCGCTGGATCTCATATTTTCCATCGACAGCATCGTCACCGCGGTCGGCATGACCGAGCATTTACCGATCATGATTGTGTCGGTTCTCGCGGCCGTTCTCGCCATGTTGATCGCTGCCGATCCGCTCGCCAATTTCATTCATCGCAATCCGACGATCGTCATGCTGGCGCTGGGATTTTTGCTGCTCATCGGCGCGACGCTGATCGCCGAAGGCTTGGGCTTCCACTTTCCAAAAGGCTACATCTACACGGCAATGGCGTTTTCAGGCCTTGTCGAAGGGCTCAACATCATGGCGCGCAAGCGGATGGCGCAGAAATAG